From one Zhongshania sp. R06B22 genomic stretch:
- the lysA gene encoding diaminopimelate decarboxylase, with translation MSPFHYLHGELHAESVPLSKIAEEFGSPCYVYSRAYLEQRFTEYTEALEGQDHLVCYAVKANSNIAVLNVLARLGAGFDIVSSGELERVLAAGGKPDRIVFSGVGKTAAEMQRALEVGIHCFNVESEAELERLNSVAEAMNVKAPISIRVNPDVDAKTHPYISTGLRDNKFGIDIERAPEVYRRAASLPNIKIKGVDCHIGSQLIDTSPFLDALERVLKLVEVLASMNITISHLDLGGGLGVRYRDETAPDTGDYIRAIRAKLGERKVTLMFEPGRSIAANAGVLLTRVEYLKLNEHKNFAIIDAAMNDMIRPALYSAWMDLMAVQPREDGVSRSYDFVGPVCETGDFLAKDRELCIEEGDLLALASSGAYGFTMSSNYNSRGRAAEVMVDGDKCHLIRARETVTDLMRGETLLP, from the coding sequence ATGTCTCCTTTTCATTACCTGCATGGCGAACTCCATGCCGAATCCGTGCCGCTGAGTAAGATTGCTGAGGAGTTTGGCAGTCCCTGCTACGTCTATTCGCGCGCCTACCTTGAGCAGCGCTTTACAGAATATACCGAGGCACTGGAAGGCCAGGATCATTTGGTGTGTTACGCAGTAAAAGCCAATTCTAATATTGCGGTGCTCAATGTATTGGCTCGACTTGGGGCGGGCTTTGATATTGTTTCCAGTGGCGAATTAGAGCGGGTGCTTGCGGCCGGTGGCAAACCCGATCGCATTGTGTTTTCTGGGGTCGGTAAAACTGCGGCAGAAATGCAGCGCGCATTAGAAGTCGGTATCCATTGCTTTAACGTCGAGTCCGAAGCCGAGCTAGAGCGCCTAAACAGTGTTGCCGAGGCGATGAACGTTAAGGCGCCAATTTCGATACGCGTCAACCCCGATGTAGACGCCAAAACCCACCCTTATATTTCGACGGGCCTGCGTGACAACAAATTTGGTATCGACATTGAACGTGCTCCCGAGGTCTACCGTCGCGCTGCATCCCTGCCCAACATTAAAATTAAGGGCGTAGATTGTCACATCGGTTCACAGCTCATAGACACCAGCCCATTCCTAGACGCCCTTGAGCGGGTCTTAAAGCTGGTCGAGGTCTTGGCGAGCATGAACATCACTATCTCTCACCTCGACCTAGGTGGCGGCTTAGGTGTGCGCTATCGCGACGAAACTGCGCCAGATACCGGTGATTATATTCGCGCCATTAGGGCGAAGCTGGGCGAACGCAAAGTAACCCTAATGTTTGAGCCCGGCCGCTCTATTGCCGCCAATGCAGGTGTATTACTAACCCGCGTAGAATATTTAAAGCTCAACGAACACAAGAATTTTGCCATTATTGATGCCGCCATGAACGACATGATTCGGCCGGCGCTGTACTCCGCATGGATGGACTTAATGGCCGTGCAACCTCGGGAAGACGGCGTCTCACGCAGCTATGATTTTGTAGGCCCAGTCTGCGAAACCGGCGATTTCTTAGCTAAAGACCGTGAACTTTGCATTGAAGAAGGGGATTTACTAGCCTTAGCATCTAGCGGAGCCTATGGCTTTACCATGAGTTCCAATTACAATAGCCGAGGACGTGCGGCGGAAGTCATGGTGGACGGCGATAAATGCCACCTCATCCGCGCACGCGAAACTGTCACCGACTTGATGCGTGGTGAAACTTTGCTGCCCTGA
- the lptM gene encoding LPS translocon maturation chaperone LptM yields the protein MVNIRIFALCSAVLLGACGQTGPLILAEDDGTKANEDSSSANIATSPKPRQQTNTNTATTSPAE from the coding sequence ATGGTTAACATTCGCATTTTCGCATTGTGCAGCGCTGTTCTGTTAGGCGCATGCGGCCAAACTGGTCCGCTTATACTCGCCGAAGACGACGGCACAAAAGCGAATGAAGACAGTAGCAGTGCCAATATAGCGACAAGCCCCAAGCCGCGTCAGCAAACCAACACCAATACGGCGACCACGTCGCCTGCCGAGTAA
- the cyaY gene encoding iron donor protein CyaY, translating into MNEVEFNDNIDELFTTIEDAIDELEADVDCEISGGVLTLKCPDGSALIFSRQTPSKELWLAARSGGFHYTWKNEEWYCARTEQTLVEMLDEIGREQIGEALIIN; encoded by the coding sequence ATGAATGAAGTCGAATTCAACGATAATATTGATGAATTGTTTACCACCATCGAAGATGCCATTGATGAGCTAGAGGCGGATGTAGACTGCGAAATTAGCGGCGGCGTACTCACTCTGAAATGTCCAGACGGCAGCGCCTTAATATTTAGCCGCCAAACCCCCAGTAAAGAACTGTGGCTAGCCGCACGCTCGGGCGGTTTTCACTACACGTGGAAAAATGAAGAGTGGTACTGCGCGCGAACGGAGCAAACATTGGTGGAAATGCTGGATGAAATTGGCCGCGAACAAATTGGCGAAGCATTAATAATTAATTGA